From the genome of Brassica oleracea var. oleracea cultivar TO1000 chromosome C4, BOL, whole genome shotgun sequence:
CGTACGCAGCGATGTTAGTATCCCTGATGTTGCATCTGCTTTGGTTTATCTTGTTCAGATGAAGTGGTGTCCAGCCCCGGGGTGTGAATATGCGATTGATTTTGTTGCCGGGTCTGGAAACTATGATGTCTCCTGCCTTTGCTCGTTTAGCTTCTGCTGGAATGTAAGTTCTTTGGTCAAAGCCCATTAATTTGATTACTCCTTTTTTTTTTCCCTTGTATTTTGCTTTATCAATAGATGTGTGTTAAATCTGAATTTTAGTGCACAGAGGAGGCTCACCGACCTGTGGATTGTAGCACAGTATCAAAATGGATATTAAAGAACAGTGCTGAATCTGAAAATATGAATTGGTATACATTCTATCTCTATCTTTATCCTTTACTTGTGTTCTTGATCCTTAGTCTCTGGCTTTTACAGAGAGTGAACTATATTTCACCACCTTTGAGCTTTACTAACTCTGCAACATCTTCAGAATTTTTATATATCTTGCTAATCAAAATTTACCTCCTTTTGTGCAGGATACTTGCCAATTCAAAGCCGTGTCCAAGATGCAAGCGGCCAATTGAAAAAAATCAGGGCTGTATGCATATGACATGCACACCGCCTTGTAAATATGAATTTTGTTGGTAATGCTTCGCCGTCATCTCTAACTAAACAGCGTCTTAGTTTGGTTATTTTTTGCTTCTCCTAGAAGTGTGTTCTCTTCAACGCCTTACAGTTTAGTCTTGTGACCGTAAGTTCAAGAAACACTAATTGTGGTGTGTATTTTGTTATGCCTATAGGCTTTGTCTTGGTGCGTGGATGGATCATGGGGAAAGAACTGGTGGGTTTTATGCTTGTAACCGGTACGAGGTGGCCAAGCAAGAAGGCCAGGTAAGACCTGGGGTAATTGTTTGATCCTTTTGTGACATTTTTCTCAGTCATTTGAGCTGATGTTTTTGACTAGTGATATGGATTCATCTTTCCTTGTTTTAGTATGATGAGACTGAAAGGAGGAGAGAGATGGCGAAAAATTCACTAGAGAGATACACTCATTATTATGAACGCTGGGCAAGCAATCAAACGGTATGCACATTTCTATACTTCTTATGCCTAAGGAGGTTTTGTAGCTCTTCATCATTTATTTTTTTTCTTCTTCATTATTTTTGTGTGATTTGGCAGTCGAGGCAAAAGGCTATGACGGATCTGCAGCAATTGCAGACGCATAATGTAAGAACTGTTATGTTGTTGAGAACTTTACTGCTTTTATGAATCTCTTAATTTAGTGAGTTATAGTCTTCATTCTTGAAATGAATATAGTTCTGGCTGTTTCTCATACTCTGTTACCTATATTTGACTTATCTCAATTTCCACCAGCTTGAGAAGCTTAGTGATAAGCAGTGCACACCAGAATCCCAGCTCAAATTCATCTTAGAAGCTTGGCTTCAGGTGAGCAGATAAAAGTCTTTAGATAACCAAATGAGGAATTTTTCATAGCATTTTTCATAACAGTTTCCCCTACCACCGCAGATCATCGAATGTAGGCGAGTCTTGAAATGGACATATGCATATGGATACTACCTACCTGATCATGAACATGCCAAGCGACAATTTTTCGAGTATTTGCAAGGTCAGTAACCTCTTGTGTGGAACGTTTTGCCTGTAAATTGATTCCGAAGCAGGTTAACTTTTTTCATATTGTGCAGGGGAGGCTGAGTCAGGTTTGGAGAGGCTCCATCAATGCGTAGAGAAGGACTTGCTTCAATTTCTCAATGCAGAAGGCCCATCAAAAGATTTCAATGATTTCCGGACAAAACTAGCTGGTTTGACCAGGTAAGCCTTTTGTCTTTCTTTTTGATAGAGACGAAAGTATCTGAAGACAGACCCTGTGGAATATAGTTTGTGATACATTATACTTCTATTGTGTTGTATATTTGCAGCGTAACTAAAAATTACTTTGAGAACTTGGTGAAAGCTCTGGAGAACGGTCTTGCTGATGTAGACTCACACGCGGCTTGCAGCAGCAAATCAACAAGCTCTAAATCAACAGGTTGCAGTAGCAAAACAAGAGGGAAAGGCAAAGGAAGTTCCAGAACTGGTGGATCTTAATATATGTCTTCGTCAAGGTATAAAACCCTGAATTGGTCTTGAGATTACTTCCAGCTGTTTCTTTGGACATTTGGAGAATGCACACGATCAAAGAAAACCCCCTAAACTGCACTCACATAGTGGAAAAGGTCCAGTTCTTCTTTTATGTGTGTGTGCAGGTTTGGAATGTAGGGTTTGTGTTATGTTTCCTGCTTATGTATAGTGTAAAAGAATATGTCTGTGTTATCTCTTCACACATTGTAACTTTACTTCTGTCATCTGCTCTGCTATGACAATCTCTATGAAACAAAATGGAGTGAATGGTGGCTGCTTTGTGTTTGCCTTCACTTGACAAATCTCTGTTTGTAATATTGAATTCAAGTTACATTTGAAGAATAACTCTTAGGGTACTGAAACTTTTGGGTGTTTTAATTATTAAACTATATATATTCAAATGCAACAATTTTGATAAAATGAAGTTTCTATGCTCTTCTGTTTTCATCTTCCAGTTGTGTTGAAAAGAGTTCTAAAGAAAAGAAGATGAGCAATAATCACATTTTCTTTTGTCACTAGTAGCTCCAAGAACAAACAGATTAAAAAAGAGTAACAAAGAGATCAGTTTCTTTAGTTTCTTAGACCTGAGGGCTTATAGGTTCTGGAGTGGACAAGCTCCATTGACTTGTTCTTGGGATCAAGTATCTTAGCTTTCTTCCTTGCTACAGGGAACTCCATGGAATGAAATTTAGGACCATTGTTCCCACCATCTTCTTTGAACATCTTGATGCTCAGAGCATTCAACAAGGCCCTAGAGTACTGTCTCGATGCCATTTTCCAGTCAGTCCCTGACTTCATCATCGCCTTAAACTCATCAAAGCTTATCCGTCCATCCTGTTCCCAAGAAACATGTTAGGAATCTCACATCCAAAAAGTATAGACTAGTTTAGTATATAAGCAACATGAATCAGTTTTGTGATGGGAACTCATGAATCAAGTATCTTAGGTTCACTCAATTTCAAAAACTCGGCAGGCGGTAATTAGGTGCTTTACAAGCGATTATTGATTAGGCGGCCGCTTAAATCGATTTTTTGAACACCTAGACCAATTAAAAAAAAAACGTCCAAGAAAAATCGTTTTGTTTAGATTTTTAGAACACTGAGTTTGCTACAGCCACAGCCTTTGTTCATTTACCTTGTTGAGGTCAACGTCAAAGAAGATATCTTTGATCCACTGATCACCATTATGGCCTAGCTTATCATCATCAAATAGAGCTTCCTTGAGCTCATCTAGCTCAATAGATCCGTTCCCATTCTTGTCAAAATACTTGAATGCTTGCTGCAAATGCTCATCACAACCCATTCTCTTCAAATGTATTGCCAAAGTCACAAACTCTTCACAGCTCAACATCCCATTTCCATCTGTATCCGCTGCATCCATCAGCATCTTCACATCGCCATCGGGACAAACTGTTCCAAACTTTTTCAGCCCATCTCTTAGTTCCTCGAATGTCAAGCGACCGTTCTTGTCAGTGTCCATCGTTTGAAACATCTGTACTATCTCTTCTATCTCCTTGTTTGGTAGATTGTCAGCAACAATCTGAAAGATTTGTTTCCGGATCAGTAGTAAAAATTAAATGCATGGTGTTTGTGAAGTTCAAGAAAATTAATTAATATACCCTGAGGACTTTCTTCTTGAACCTGTTCATCAACAAGAACTGTTGAATCTTGGTCCTCACGTTATCTCCAAGATTCACATTTGGTGCTCTCTCTGCGTTCTGGATCCATGGATGTTCTATAAAACATAGTTTTTAGATCAAACAATGTGCTTTTATTAATCTTATTATGTCGATAATGAAATGTTATTATCATTAAGTTACCAAGAACTTCTTGAACTGTGAGTCTGCTATAAGGGTTTGCATCAAGCATGTCCTTAACGAGCTCTTTGGCTTCAGTTGAGACTTTCGGCCAAGGATCTCTCTCGAAATCGATGTTCCCTCTCACGATCGCATGCGCTATTCCTTCCTCAGTTTCTGCCCAAAAGGGAGGAACACCACAAAGCAAGATATAGAGTATAACACCAGCGCTCCAAACATCTACCTCAGGACCGTAGTTTCGTCTCAAAACCTCTGGAGCCATGTAGTAAGGACTTCCCACAATCTCGTTGAACCGCTGACCTGCAATATCCATTCGAATGCAAACCGATTTTCTCTTCAAGAAGATAACATAAACAACTAGAGAGATGTGGTTAGTACCAGGTTTGAAGAAAATGGAGAGACCAAAATCAATAGCTTTGAGTTGTGCAGTCTCGGTTTCGTTCGAGAAAAGGAAGTTCTCTGGTTTAAGATCTCTATGAATCACTCCATGTTCATGACATACCTTGACACACAAGAAAACAACAATAAAGGCGGGAAAAAACAAAAGATACAAAGAGATTTGAATTTTTTTTTCACACACCTTGACAACTTCAAGAATGGTTTTGGCGACAGAAGCAGCGGCACGTTCAGTGTAATGACCTCTAGAGACAATACGGTCAAAAAGCTCTCCTCCTTCACAAATATCCATTACTAGATAAACCGCGTCTTTGTCCTCAAAAGCTTCTTTAAAGCTAACAATGTTTGGATGTTTTGGTAAGCTTCTCATGATCTCTACCTCTCTTCTTACATCCTCAACATCTATCTCCGTCCTTAGTTTCTCCTTTGATATTCTCTTACATGCAAACCTGCCAGGTTTTTTCTTCGTTAAATAAAATAAAATAAAACAGTTTTACGCAAAAATACTCAAACTTTCAAATCTTATTGTGAGGAGTCTACTTTTCTAATAAGAGTTAATTTATTACTCCCTCCGTTTTTTAATACTTGATGTTTTAGAGAAAATATTTTTTCTCCAAATTACATGACGTTTTCAATTTTCTAAGTTAAATTTATTAATGATTAATTAATTTTATATAACCAATAATATTATACCTTCTATTTTATTATTGTTTGAATTGTGAAATAAGTAATGAATTTTTGTTTAGAATATGTAGAAATTTAAATATTTTAGATATGCTAAGAAACGGATGGAGTATGGTTTAAGTCTCGTCCTACAAAGATAT
Proteins encoded in this window:
- the LOC106339258 gene encoding probable E3 ubiquitin-protein ligase ARI7 isoform X1 — its product is MDSEEDMLDAHDMYSGEEDDFYSDDYKDSDDDDDDDGEPDYGFVEEDADDSAMTASHRSQKNFCVLKEEDILKHQIDAIERVSVVLSITEVEASILLRSFHWSVGKVHDEWFADEERVRNTVGILERPVVAPSDDTELTCGICFDPYPPEKIASVSCGHPFCTTCWTGYISTTINDGPGCLMLRCPDPSCLAAVGHDMVDKLASEEDKEKYNRYFLRSYIEDNRKMKWCPAPGCEYAIDFVAGSGNYDVSCLCSFSFCWNCTEEAHRPVDCSTVSKWILKNSAESENMNWILANSKPCPRCKRPIEKNQGCMHMTCTPPCKYEFCWLCLGAWMDHGERTGGFYACNRYEVAKQEGQVRPGYDETERRREMAKNSLERYTHYYERWASNQTSRQKAMTDLQQLQTHNLEKLSDKQCTPESQLKFILEAWLQIIECRRVLKWTYAYGYYLPDHEHAKRQFFEYLQGEAESGLERLHQCVEKDLLQFLNAEGPSKDFNDFRTKLAGLTSVTKNYFENLVKALENGLADVDSHAACSSKSTSSKSTGCSSKTRGKGKGSSRTGGS
- the LOC106339258 gene encoding probable E3 ubiquitin-protein ligase ARI7 isoform X2, yielding MDSEEDMLDAHDMYSGEEDDFYSDDYKDSDDDDDDDGEPDYGFVEEDADDSAMTASHRSQKNFCVLKEEDILKHQIDAIERVSVVLSITEVEASILLRSFHWSVGKVHDEWFADEERVRNTVGILERPVVAPSDDTELTCGICFDPYPPEKIASVSCGHPFCTTCWTGYISTTINDGPGCLMLRCPDPSCLAAVGHDMVDKLASEEDKEKYNRYFLRSYIEDNRKMKWCPAPGCEYAIDFVAGSGNYDVSCLCSFSFCWNCTEEAHRPVDCSTVSKWILKNSAESENMNWILANSKPCPRCKRPIEKNQGCMHMTCTPPCKYEFCWLCLGAWMDHGERTGGFYACNRYEVAKQEGQYDETERRREMAKNSLERYTHYYERWASNQTSRQKAMTDLQQLQTHNLEKLSDKQCTPESQLKFILEAWLQIIECRRVLKWTYAYGYYLPDHEHAKRQFFEYLQGEAESGLERLHQCVEKDLLQFLNAEGPSKDFNDFRTKLAGLTSVTKNYFENLVKALENGLADVDSHAACSSKSTSSKSTGCSSKTRGKGKGSSRTGGS
- the LOC106339257 gene encoding calcium-dependent protein kinase 24-like isoform X1, with translation MGSCVSSPLKGSPFRKRPVRRRKSGKSKTSTNPRVDSSTNLSQRLIFQPPSRVLPEPIGDGIFVKYELGKELGRGEFGVTHECIEITTRERFACKRISKEKLRTEIDVEDVRREVEIMRSLPKHPNIVSFKEAFEDKDAVYLVMDICEGGELFDRIVSRGHYTERAAASVAKTILEVVKVCEKKIQISLYLLFFPAFIVVFLCVKVCHEHGVIHRDLKPENFLFSNETETAQLKAIDFGLSIFFKPGQRFNEIVGSPYYMAPEVLRRNYGPEVDVWSAGVILYILLCGVPPFWAETEEGIAHAIVRGNIDFERDPWPKVSTEAKELVKDMLDANPYSRLTVQEVLEHPWIQNAERAPNVNLGDNVRTKIQQFLLMNRFKKKVLRIVADNLPNKEIEEIVQMFQTMDTDKNGRLTFEELRDGLKKFGTVCPDGDVKMLMDAADTDGNGMLSCEEFVTLAIHLKRMGCDEHLQQAFKYFDKNGNGSIELDELKEALFDDDKLGHNGDQWIKDIFFDVDLNKDGRISFDEFKAMMKSGTDWKMASRQYSRALLNALSIKMFKEDGGNNGPKFHSMEFPVARKKAKILDPKNKSMELVHSRTYKPSGLRN
- the LOC106339257 gene encoding calcium-dependent protein kinase 24-like isoform X2: MGSCVSSPLKGSPFRKRPVRRRKSGKSKTSTNPRVDSSTNLSQRLIFQPPSRVLPEPIGDGIFVKYELGKELGRGEFGVTHECIEITTRERFACKRISKEKLRTEIDVEDVRREVEIMRSLPKHPNIVSFKEAFEDKDAVYLVMDICEGGELFDRIVSRGHYTERAAASVAKTILEVVKVCHEHGVIHRDLKPENFLFSNETETAQLKAIDFGLSIFFKPGQRFNEIVGSPYYMAPEVLRRNYGPEVDVWSAGVILYILLCGVPPFWAETEEGIAHAIVRGNIDFERDPWPKVSTEAKELVKDMLDANPYSRLTVQEVLEHPWIQNAERAPNVNLGDNVRTKIQQFLLMNRFKKKVLRIVADNLPNKEIEEIVQMFQTMDTDKNGRLTFEELRDGLKKFGTVCPDGDVKMLMDAADTDGNGMLSCEEFVTLAIHLKRMGCDEHLQQAFKYFDKNGNGSIELDELKEALFDDDKLGHNGDQWIKDIFFDVDLNKDGRISFDEFKAMMKSGTDWKMASRQYSRALLNALSIKMFKEDGGNNGPKFHSMEFPVARKKAKILDPKNKSMELVHSRTYKPSGLRN